In one Lachnospiraceae bacterium GAM79 genomic region, the following are encoded:
- a CDS encoding 8-oxo-dGTP diphosphatase, with protein sequence MKMTTLCYIEKDGKYLMLHRTKKEKDINKNKWIGVGGHAEETEGPEDCLLREVKEETGLTLTSYQFRGLITFISDVCEPELMCLFTADGFTGSLTACNEGELEWVDKSIVPSLPTWTGDAIFLKLLLEDEQRFFTLRLVYEGDELVEHRLEFY encoded by the coding sequence ATGAAAATGACAACATTATGTTATATAGAGAAAGACGGAAAATATCTGATGCTTCATCGTACGAAGAAGGAGAAAGATATTAATAAGAATAAATGGATCGGAGTCGGCGGACATGCGGAAGAAACAGAAGGACCGGAAGACTGCCTGCTTCGGGAAGTAAAAGAAGAAACAGGACTGACACTGACATCTTATCAGTTCCGTGGCCTGATCACATTTATCAGTGATGTCTGTGAGCCGGAGCTGATGTGTCTGTTTACAGCAGATGGCTTTACCGGAAGCTTAACCGCCTGCAATGAAGGAGAACTGGAATGGGTAGATAAAAGCATCGTGCCATCTCTTCCGACCTGGACAGGAGATGCTATATTTTTGAAACTCTTATTAGAAGACGAACAACGTTTCTTCACTCTGCGGCTGGTCTATGAAGGAGATGAGCTGGTGGAACACCGACTGGAGTTTTATTAA
- a CDS encoding AI-2E family transporter — protein sequence MWKGKGYQTKLGNERKRRLFKAGTIIFLVIAAALVFNKILEEWTGFRKVLDTITGAAAPIIIGFVIAFLLNPVLIFFDRLCHTILQDRVIKDKKKLFHVSRAISIIITIILFLGLLTGLIWMVVPQVIDSINLLISNMDNYYNNIMKAINTIYDKFKNLGESEEMVMNVVNTVYDRLQKWVNTDVVPNLDKIVLNISSGVVGGLKFIYNFLIGIVASIYVMANKEYLASRGKKIVYALFKLKNANIILDGLASVNKIFSQFINGKIVDSIIIGIITFILTTIVDMPYALLISVIIGVTNVIPFFGPIIGAIPCVFIVLIADPIKSIILLIMILCIQQFDGNILGPKILGDVTGLSSFWVLTAVIVGGGIFGFYGMLLGVPVFACIYMYINKTCTDKLEKKHMVSVSSEFERIKRIDEETGKPIYLTEEEEDIRFHKKTPEEKAAAKAEREAKRHAKRLYQQIEKVMHAEKADDQLAATEHGAEKKSSDDDKDDQM from the coding sequence ATGTGGAAAGGGAAAGGTTATCAGACAAAATTGGGAAATGAAAGAAAAAGACGGCTGTTTAAGGCGGGAACGATCATATTTCTGGTAATTGCAGCAGCGCTTGTATTTAATAAGATATTGGAGGAGTGGACAGGCTTTCGGAAGGTATTGGATACGATAACCGGGGCGGCAGCACCGATTATAATTGGTTTTGTGATCGCTTTTTTGTTGAATCCGGTGCTTATCTTTTTTGATCGTCTGTGTCATACGATCTTGCAGGATCGGGTGATCAAAGACAAGAAAAAACTGTTTCATGTATCAAGAGCCATATCGATCATTATAACGATCATTTTGTTCCTTGGTCTGCTCACGGGTTTGATCTGGATGGTAGTGCCACAGGTCATCGACAGTATCAATCTTCTTATATCCAATATGGATAATTACTATAATAATATCATGAAGGCGATCAATACCATTTATGATAAATTCAAGAACCTTGGCGAATCCGAAGAAATGGTAATGAATGTCGTAAACACTGTATATGACCGCTTACAGAAATGGGTAAATACAGATGTTGTTCCGAATCTGGATAAGATTGTATTGAATATCAGCTCCGGTGTTGTGGGCGGATTGAAGTTCATTTATAATTTCCTGATCGGTATTGTAGCATCTATCTATGTGATGGCGAATAAGGAATATTTGGCTTCCAGAGGCAAGAAAATCGTCTATGCACTGTTTAAACTGAAAAACGCGAATATCATTCTGGATGGACTTGCAAGTGTAAATAAGATATTCAGTCAGTTTATCAATGGTAAGATCGTGGATTCGATCATAATCGGGATTATAACATTTATTTTGACAACGATCGTAGATATGCCATATGCATTGCTGATCAGTGTTATCATTGGTGTGACAAATGTAATTCCGTTTTTTGGTCCGATCATCGGTGCGATCCCATGTGTGTTTATTGTTCTGATCGCAGATCCGATCAAGAGTATCATATTGCTTATCATGATCCTGTGTATTCAGCAGTTTGATGGAAATATTTTAGGACCAAAGATCCTTGGTGATGTAACGGGACTTTCCAGCTTCTGGGTTCTGACCGCGGTTATCGTAGGTGGTGGTATCTTCGGATTCTACGGAATGCTGCTGGGTGTTCCGGTATTTGCATGTATCTACATGTATATCAATAAGACATGTACCGACAAGCTGGAAAAGAAGCATATGGTATCGGTGTCCTCGGAATTTGAGCGAATCAAACGGATCGATGAAGAAACCGGAAAGCCAATCTATCTGACAGAGGAAGAGGAGGATATCCGTTTTCATAAAAAAACTCCGGAGGAAAAAGCAGCTGCAAAGGCAGAACGTGAGGCGAAGCGACATGCGAAGAGGTTATATCAGCAGATTGAGAAAGTGATGCATGCGGAGAAAGCAGATGATCAGTTGGCAGCAACGGAGCATGGAGCTGAAAAGAAGAGCAGTGATGACGACAAAGATGATCAGATGTAG
- a CDS encoding polysaccharide biosynthesis protein, with product MQNDNGKKKIKKPSGMRTNFAFQAAVLAGAGILSRVIGLLYRSPLFQIIGDEGNGYYGTAYAIYSMILMIATYSIPTAVSKIISGKLALGEYRNARRVFKCAFIYVVSAGLVAGILTFAFAPVLVKEQPNAILSLQILAPTIFLSGFLAIYRGYLQAYKTMIPTSISQIIEQIANAVVSVLAAHLMSRPFAPGTSEHAKYGAAGSAMGTGAGVLCGIIYILIAYAGRRKEIMETVETDVSSNVESYGKLFRQIVMIVTPIIIAAFVYNITTTVDMKIFYNVLNSKNVDRVESANLYGIFSGQYMVLINLPVSIASAVGTTLIPNISGAFTKGDKEETNHVYNQSMSITMMVTIPCAVGIGVLSEPIITLLFRGADPLVFKALTAGCISVVFYSLSTLTNSILQGIGKVMEPVKNATLALLIHLVFLAAILKFTDAKLFGLVAATILYSLLACIFNHISVSKYMSTKLDVKKIYLAPAVASIFMGIVAWGSYQIFYHLIHMNSVSVVLAILLAVIFYAAAILAVGGYTKEEILAMPKGTLILKLAEKLHLVRE from the coding sequence ATGCAGAATGATAATGGAAAGAAGAAAATAAAGAAGCCGTCCGGTATGAGGACAAATTTTGCTTTTCAGGCGGCAGTACTTGCAGGTGCAGGTATATTATCCCGAGTGATCGGTCTCTTATATCGGTCGCCGTTATTTCAGATTATCGGAGATGAGGGAAACGGATATTATGGTACAGCGTATGCAATCTATTCCATGATATTGATGATCGCAACTTACAGCATTCCGACGGCGGTTTCTAAGATCATTTCAGGGAAATTGGCCTTGGGAGAATACAGAAATGCGAGACGAGTATTTAAATGCGCTTTTATCTATGTAGTATCTGCCGGGTTGGTGGCAGGTATCCTGACATTTGCATTTGCACCGGTTCTGGTAAAGGAACAGCCAAATGCGATTTTAAGCTTACAGATCCTCGCACCGACAATATTTCTGTCGGGCTTTCTTGCTATTTACAGAGGCTATCTTCAGGCATATAAAACGATGATTCCGACCTCTATATCACAGATTATAGAGCAGATTGCAAATGCAGTTGTCAGCGTTCTGGCTGCCCATCTGATGTCCAGACCATTTGCACCGGGAACCTCTGAACATGCAAAATATGGTGCAGCAGGCAGTGCAATGGGAACAGGGGCAGGTGTTCTCTGTGGAATTATTTATATTCTGATCGCATATGCAGGAAGAAGAAAAGAAATCATGGAGACAGTAGAGACTGATGTTTCGTCGAATGTAGAATCATATGGAAAGTTATTCCGGCAGATCGTAATGATCGTAACACCAATCATTATTGCTGCATTTGTGTATAATATTACGACCACCGTAGATATGAAGATTTTCTACAATGTCTTAAACAGTAAAAATGTAGATCGTGTTGAATCTGCAAATTTGTACGGTATTTTTTCCGGTCAGTATATGGTGCTGATCAATCTTCCGGTATCAATTGCATCTGCGGTTGGAACAACCCTGATACCGAATATTTCGGGAGCATTTACCAAGGGTGATAAAGAGGAAACGAATCATGTATACAATCAGTCCATGAGTATCACGATGATGGTGACGATACCATGTGCTGTCGGAATCGGTGTGTTATCAGAACCGATCATCACGCTGTTGTTCCGTGGCGCGGATCCGCTGGTATTTAAGGCATTGACTGCCGGCTGCATATCTGTGGTATTTTATTCATTATCAACACTTACAAACAGTATCTTGCAGGGAATCGGAAAGGTTATGGAGCCGGTGAAGAATGCGACACTTGCATTGTTGATCCATTTAGTATTTCTTGCTGCTATTTTGAAATTTACAGATGCGAAGCTGTTCGGTCTGGTAGCGGCTACGATCCTGTATTCATTACTGGCATGTATCTTTAACCATATATCTGTATCCAAATATATGTCTACAAAGCTTGATGTGAAGAAGATCTATCTTGCTCCTGCTGTTGCGTCGATATTTATGGGAATCGTTGCATGGGGCAGTTATCAGATCTTCTACCACCTGATCCATATGAATTCAGTCAGTGTTGTTCTGGCAATCCTGCTTGCAGTTATTTTCTATGCAGCAGCTATTCTGGCAGTCGGAGGATATACGAAGGAAGAAATCCTTGCTATGCCAAAGGGAACCCTGATCCTGAAGCTTGCAGAAAAACTACATCTGGTGAGAGAGTAG
- a CDS encoding EAL domain-containing protein, whose protein sequence is MIINSQIIALKQKMSKFKKMIMRMADRLDSSCALGAIRQGMIMMIPLLVVGYLAAMLINLPIPAYQTFIAKLCGGHVLEILNFVYASVNEFFAVFLAVTTTVSYAIMKRRKQEIYEGTGNIIILVIITLAALVGYFGIQYDDFSIHSLSNMHAFTALFVALISGKIYYTMKSSRFFKVKNQRTNTDGIYIEAIEGIAPAVVIIGFFAFFRILLQVLFGVSGFQELVERFFDYLLKPLQNGLGAGVVIIFLTHALWFFGIHGHNMLDTVIKQNFSDITAGIFSKTMQDVFVLLGGVGAVLCLVIAILLFAKKKGVRNLAYMAAPSLVFNISEIVLFGVPVILNPILLIPFMLVPMVNYLVTYAAMFFGLVPHVIHEVDWTTPVILSGYQATGSWAGAVLQILCLAIGVCIYKPFIRMYEEQRELRLKRDVKRLVEEMQREEQNNSISPYTKREDEIGHMARILADELVEAIRRKELFLVYQPQVNRDGRCIGAEALIRWEHPEFGFIYPPLIIQLAKEKKVLSTLEKFIFDTAGAALAQVRDIVPDDFKMSVNLTNESLEWDGIEACIENVVQKYQFPNVQLGLEITEQDALSSSIDITKKIEALKAKGHRFLIDDFGMGHTSLVYLQTKYFNIVKLDGSLTRDVIHNETNRDIIASIVYLGRSLKFKIIAEYVENEAQRDELKKLGCDAFQGYLYSKPIKLDELMSWIKGSGHES, encoded by the coding sequence GTGATAATTAACTCCCAGATTATTGCACTAAAACAAAAGATGAGCAAATTTAAAAAAATGATCATGCGTATGGCAGACCGGCTTGACAGCAGCTGCGCGCTGGGTGCGATCCGACAGGGTATGATCATGATGATCCCGCTTCTTGTAGTCGGGTACCTGGCGGCGATGTTGATCAATCTACCGATTCCTGCATATCAGACGTTTATAGCGAAATTGTGTGGTGGACATGTACTGGAAATTCTGAATTTCGTATATGCCAGTGTTAATGAGTTCTTTGCTGTTTTTCTGGCAGTAACAACAACGGTCAGTTATGCCATTATGAAACGGAGAAAGCAGGAAATCTATGAAGGTACAGGAAATATTATCATTTTAGTAATTATCACACTGGCTGCTCTGGTAGGGTATTTCGGAATCCAGTACGATGATTTTTCCATTCATTCGTTAAGCAATATGCATGCATTTACGGCACTGTTTGTTGCGCTTATTTCCGGTAAGATCTATTACACAATGAAGAGCAGTCGTTTCTTCAAGGTGAAAAATCAGCGTACGAATACGGACGGTATCTATATTGAAGCAATCGAAGGAATTGCTCCGGCGGTTGTCATTATTGGATTTTTTGCGTTTTTTCGAATTTTGTTACAGGTATTATTTGGAGTAAGCGGTTTTCAGGAATTGGTTGAACGCTTTTTTGATTACCTGTTAAAGCCATTACAGAATGGACTGGGAGCAGGAGTGGTCATTATTTTTCTGACACATGCGTTATGGTTCTTTGGAATTCATGGACACAATATGTTAGACACAGTGATCAAGCAGAATTTTTCTGATATAACAGCCGGAATTTTCAGCAAGACAATGCAGGATGTATTTGTACTTCTGGGAGGAGTGGGAGCCGTTTTGTGTCTGGTGATTGCGATCCTGTTGTTTGCGAAAAAGAAGGGTGTTCGGAATCTTGCATATATGGCAGCACCGAGTTTGGTCTTCAATATCAGTGAAATTGTCTTATTTGGAGTTCCTGTGATTTTGAATCCTATTCTACTGATCCCATTTATGCTTGTACCGATGGTGAATTATCTGGTCACTTATGCTGCAATGTTCTTTGGACTTGTTCCGCACGTGATACATGAAGTTGATTGGACGACGCCTGTTATTCTGAGTGGGTATCAGGCTACCGGTTCCTGGGCAGGAGCAGTTTTGCAGATCCTGTGTCTGGCAATTGGTGTGTGTATTTATAAACCATTTATTCGTATGTATGAAGAACAGCGGGAACTGCGTCTGAAACGTGATGTCAAAAGACTGGTGGAGGAGATGCAGCGCGAGGAGCAGAACAATTCCATCTCACCATATACAAAGCGTGAAGATGAGATCGGACATATGGCCCGTATCCTGGCAGATGAACTTGTTGAAGCAATCAGACGGAAAGAATTGTTCTTAGTGTATCAGCCACAGGTGAACCGTGATGGCAGGTGCATTGGTGCAGAAGCGTTGATCCGTTGGGAGCATCCGGAATTTGGATTTATCTATCCTCCGTTGATCATACAGCTTGCCAAGGAAAAGAAGGTACTTAGTACGTTAGAGAAATTTATCTTTGATACGGCAGGTGCGGCACTGGCACAGGTAAGGGATATCGTACCGGATGATTTCAAGATGTCGGTCAATCTTACAAATGAATCTCTGGAATGGGATGGCATTGAAGCATGTATCGAAAATGTTGTACAGAAATACCAGTTTCCAAATGTACAGCTCGGACTTGAGATCACGGAGCAGGATGCACTTTCTTCGTCCATTGATATAACGAAAAAGATTGAAGCATTGAAGGCGAAAGGTCACAGATTCCTGATCGATGATTTTGGTATGGGACATACGTCGCTGGTTTATTTGCAGACGAAGTATTTTAACATTGTAAAGCTGGATGGATCTCTGACGAGAGACGTTATTCATAATGAAACGAATCGTGATATCATTGCATCAATCGTCTATCTGGGCAGATCTTTGAAATTCAAGATTATTGCTGAATATGTAGAGAATGAAGCTCAGAGAGATGAACTGAAAAAACTTGGCTGTGATGCATTCCAGGGCTATCTCTACAGCAAGCCGATTAAACTTGATGAACTTATGTCGTGGATCAAAGGGTCAGGACATGAAAGCTGA
- a CDS encoding NfeD family protein, with the protein MENELICQLIIWSVIFMVCIIIEIITLGLTTIWFAGGALVSAISVFFGTSLIIQILIFAVISLVLLFTTRPVALKHFKLSDMEKTNVESLVGKQVIVSETIDNLKATGQVKVNGLEWTARAADETDIIPQGTEVTINEVSGVKLIVSRI; encoded by the coding sequence ATGGAAAATGAATTAATCTGTCAATTAATTATCTGGTCCGTTATCTTTATGGTCTGTATAATTATCGAAATCATTACTCTCGGACTTACAACCATCTGGTTCGCGGGAGGAGCTTTGGTATCTGCGATCTCTGTATTCTTTGGTACATCACTGATCATCCAGATATTGATCTTTGCAGTTATTTCATTAGTTCTTCTGTTTACTACAAGGCCTGTGGCTTTAAAACATTTCAAATTATCCGATATGGAAAAAACAAATGTTGAAAGTCTGGTCGGCAAACAGGTGATCGTATCTGAAACCATTGATAATCTAAAGGCTACCGGGCAGGTAAAAGTAAATGGTCTCGAATGGACCGCACGTGCTGCTGATGAAACTGATATTATTCCCCAGGGAACCGAAGTCACGATCAATGAGGTTTCCGGCGTAAAACTTATTGTCAGCAGAATATAA
- a CDS encoding DUF4250 domain-containing protein has product MANSNIPKDPVMLLSFINMKLRDFYPSLDELCADLNLNVNEVSEKLASAGFNYDEKLNRFV; this is encoded by the coding sequence ATGGCTAATTCAAATATTCCAAAAGATCCTGTTATGCTCCTTAGTTTTATTAATATGAAGCTTCGCGATTTTTATCCGAGTCTGGATGAATTATGTGCAGATCTGAATCTGAATGTAAATGAAGTATCCGAAAAACTGGCATCTGCCGGCTTTAACTATGACGAAAAATTAAATCGATTTGTATGA
- a CDS encoding GatB/YqeY domain-containing protein, with protein MSKIDEVRSEMMAAMKAHDKERKDALSALLTALKNKFIDKRADLTEEEENEVVLREIKLAKETIDTTPADRTDIIDECKARITVFEEFAPKMMDEAEITATIKEVLAGLGIDAPTAKDKGKIMKELMPKVKGKADGKLVNQILTSMMA; from the coding sequence ATGAGTAAAATTGATGAAGTCAGAAGCGAAATGATGGCCGCTATGAAGGCACATGATAAAGAGAGAAAGGACGCATTATCCGCACTCCTTACAGCCTTGAAAAATAAATTTATAGACAAACGTGCTGATCTGACAGAGGAAGAAGAAAATGAAGTTGTATTAAGAGAGATCAAGCTCGCAAAAGAAACAATCGATACAACACCTGCTGATCGTACCGATATTATAGATGAATGCAAGGCAAGAATCACTGTATTCGAAGAATTCGCACCAAAGATGATGGATGAAGCAGAGATCACTGCTACGATCAAAGAAGTTCTTGCAGGTCTTGGTATCGACGCTCCAACAGCCAAAGACAAAGGCAAGATCATGAAAGAGCTGATGCCTAAGGTTAAAGGCAAAGCTGACGGAAAACTGGTCAACCAGATCCTTACATCTATGATGGCATAA
- a CDS encoding LysR family transcriptional regulator, which translates to MTLQQLVYAVKIADTKSMNKAAAELYVSQPALSSTIRDLEEELNIELFIRTNRGIVITAEGDEFLSYARQMVELNQMIEDRYINNEKKKNKFSVSMQHYSFAVEAFIELAKEIRLDDFELAVHETRTNEVIEFVRDYRSELGILYLNEFNRKALQKIFSENGLEFTELFDCDVFVYLSNEHPLAGKEKIAFEELKDYPCLSFEQGERNSFYYAEEVFSTLEYKQIIKADDRATMLNLMVGMNGYTLCSGIICEELNGSAYRAIPLDTEEKMTIGYIKRKGMRLSTLGRRYIEILTQYGTQENVKKTAE; encoded by the coding sequence ATGACATTACAACAGCTTGTCTATGCTGTAAAGATAGCAGATACCAAATCCATGAATAAGGCGGCAGCAGAATTGTATGTATCCCAGCCGGCACTTTCCAGTACGATACGGGATCTGGAAGAAGAATTGAATATCGAATTATTTATCCGAACCAATCGTGGTATCGTGATCACGGCGGAGGGAGACGAGTTTTTAAGCTATGCAAGACAGATGGTAGAACTGAATCAGATGATCGAAGATCGATACATAAATAACGAAAAGAAAAAGAATAAATTTAGTGTATCCATGCAGCACTATTCATTTGCGGTAGAAGCCTTTATCGAGCTTGCAAAGGAGATCAGGCTGGATGATTTCGAACTGGCTGTGCATGAGACACGGACAAATGAAGTGATCGAGTTTGTAAGAGACTACCGGAGTGAGCTTGGAATCTTATATTTAAATGAGTTCAACCGAAAGGCTTTGCAGAAGATCTTCTCAGAAAACGGACTGGAATTCACGGAATTATTTGACTGTGATGTATTCGTGTATCTGAGCAACGAGCATCCGCTGGCAGGAAAAGAGAAGATCGCATTTGAAGAATTAAAAGATTATCCTTGCCTTTCCTTTGAACAGGGCGAACGAAATTCGTTCTATTATGCAGAAGAAGTATTCAGCACTCTGGAATACAAGCAGATCATCAAAGCAGATGACCGTGCAACAATGCTGAATCTGATGGTTGGTATGAACGGATATACCTTGTGCTCCGGTATTATCTGTGAAGAATTAAACGGTAGTGCTTACCGCGCAATTCCGCTTGACACGGAGGAGAAAATGACGATCGGCTATATCAAACGAAAAGGCATGCGGCTGAGTACCCTTGGCAGACGCTATATCGAGATACTGACCCAATACGGAACACAGGAAAATGTAAAGAAGACGGCTGAGTAA
- a CDS encoding cation-translocating P-type ATPase: MKEIYQLNKEELFRTCGNPEGLTTTDAKERLQTYGENTLVEQKKQSVASVFFHQFADLLVIILIAAAIVSMASGNIESTIVIFAVIIMNAILGTIQYVKAEKSLDSLKELSAPKAKVLRDGIKQEIASKDIVPGDILLLEAGDMIVADGRIIENFSLQVNESSLTGESTNVDKDDSDITEDVALGDRINMVFSGSLVTYGRANVLVTATGMHTEMGKIATLMNNTKSKATPLQISLDNFSKKLATIIMVISLIVFGLRLMQGEKILDSLMFAVALAVAAIPEALGSIVTIVQAMGTRKMAADQAIIKDLKAVESLGCVSVICSDKTGTLTQNKMTVQQLYTCDTLLNADQLDLHIPAHRYFLYNCILNNDSSIRDGKDIGDPTETCLLTMARKTKLFDVGVTEEVLRDLMPRLEEIPFDSERKLMSSKYLLHGVPTLLTKGAVDVLLTRMDSIITEDGIRPITENDRDRILEQNMQFSRQGLRVLALAYKECSDSEVLTAASEYGYTFIGLVSMIDPPREESMAAVADAISAGIKPIMITGDHKVTATAIARQIGIFHDGDMAVTGQEVDRMTDDELTDVLPKISVYARVSPENKIRIVDAWQKKGHIVAMTGDGVNDAPALKKADIGVAMGITGTEVSKDASAMILADDNFATIIKAVLTGRNVYRNIMNAILFLLSGNLAAILVVLYCSIMALDTPFQPVHLLFINLLTDSLPALAIGMEPSDKKLLRNKPRDPKAGIFNKSFSLQLICYGVLIGIVTTVAFYLGDSVNALTASTMAFATLTLARLFHGFTCRSESSIIKIGIRSNLWSVAAFFAGVLLLGFVLLAPFMHGLFMIADLTVKNVLSILGLAFIPTFIIQITRIIKEAVRK; the protein is encoded by the coding sequence ATGAAAGAAATCTATCAGCTGAACAAAGAAGAATTATTCCGAACCTGCGGTAATCCGGAAGGACTTACCACTACAGATGCTAAAGAGCGACTTCAAACCTATGGTGAAAATACTCTGGTCGAGCAAAAGAAACAAAGCGTTGCTTCTGTCTTTTTTCACCAGTTTGCCGATCTGCTCGTTATCATCCTGATCGCTGCCGCGATCGTCTCTATGGCATCCGGCAACATTGAAAGTACGATTGTTATATTTGCGGTTATTATCATGAATGCGATCCTTGGTACGATCCAATATGTAAAGGCAGAAAAATCTCTTGATTCCTTAAAAGAATTATCTGCACCAAAAGCGAAAGTATTACGTGACGGAATCAAACAGGAGATTGCATCAAAAGACATCGTACCGGGAGACATCCTGCTCTTAGAAGCCGGTGATATGATCGTCGCTGATGGCCGTATCATCGAAAATTTCTCTTTACAGGTAAATGAAAGTTCTCTGACCGGAGAGTCTACAAATGTGGATAAAGACGACTCTGATATCACCGAGGATGTTGCTCTCGGTGACCGCATCAATATGGTATTCTCCGGCAGTCTTGTTACTTATGGTCGTGCAAATGTTCTCGTTACAGCAACCGGAATGCATACAGAAATGGGTAAGATAGCCACCCTTATGAATAATACAAAATCCAAAGCGACCCCACTTCAGATCAGTCTTGATAATTTCAGTAAAAAACTGGCAACAATCATTATGGTGATCAGTCTGATCGTATTCGGTCTCCGTCTGATGCAGGGCGAGAAAATACTGGATTCTCTGATGTTCGCAGTTGCCCTTGCTGTCGCTGCCATTCCAGAGGCTCTCGGTTCGATCGTTACGATCGTTCAGGCAATGGGTACCAGAAAGATGGCTGCCGATCAGGCGATCATCAAAGATCTGAAGGCGGTCGAAAGTCTGGGCTGTGTCTCTGTTATCTGTTCGGATAAAACAGGTACACTGACCCAGAACAAAATGACAGTTCAGCAGCTTTATACCTGTGATACTCTGTTAAATGCCGACCAACTGGATCTCCATATTCCGGCACATCGTTATTTTCTGTACAACTGTATCTTAAACAACGACAGCAGTATCCGGGATGGCAAGGATATCGGGGATCCGACTGAAACCTGTCTCCTTACGATGGCAAGGAAAACGAAACTATTTGATGTCGGTGTAACAGAAGAAGTTCTGCGTGATCTGATGCCACGTCTGGAAGAGATTCCATTTGACTCCGAACGGAAACTGATGAGCAGCAAATACCTATTGCACGGCGTACCTACACTTCTGACAAAAGGTGCAGTCGATGTTCTTCTTACCCGTATGGATTCAATCATCACAGAGGATGGTATCCGTCCGATTACAGAGAACGACCGCGACAGAATTCTGGAACAAAATATGCAATTTTCCAGACAAGGTTTACGGGTTCTGGCACTTGCCTATAAAGAATGTTCCGATTCGGAAGTTCTGACCGCAGCCTCTGAATATGGTTATACTTTTATCGGACTTGTATCCATGATCGATCCGCCAAGAGAAGAATCCATGGCTGCAGTTGCGGATGCTATCTCCGCCGGAATCAAACCGATCATGATAACCGGAGATCATAAAGTAACGGCAACCGCTATTGCCAGACAGATCGGTATCTTCCACGATGGTGATATGGCCGTAACCGGTCAGGAAGTCGACCGTATGACCGATGACGAACTTACAGATGTCCTTCCAAAGATCTCCGTCTATGCCAGAGTTTCACCGGAAAACAAGATCCGTATCGTTGATGCATGGCAAAAGAAAGGTCACATTGTCGCCATGACGGGTGACGGTGTAAACGATGCTCCCGCATTGAAAAAAGCAGATATCGGTGTCGCTATGGGAATCACCGGAACCGAGGTATCAAAGGATGCCTCAGCTATGATCCTTGCAGATGATAATTTTGCAACGATCATAAAAGCTGTCCTGACAGGAAGAAATGTTTACCGTAATATCATGAATGCCATCCTGTTCCTTTTGTCCGGAAACCTCGCAGCCATTCTGGTAGTTCTCTACTGCTCCATCATGGCGCTTGATACCCCATTCCAGCCGGTTCATCTGCTCTTTATCAATCTGCTGACCGATTCACTTCCGGCGCTTGCCATCGGTATGGAGCCATCCGATAAGAAATTACTTCGTAACAAACCGCGAGATCCAAAAGCAGGAATCTTCAATAAATCCTTCTCGCTCCAGCTTATTTGCTACGGTGTTCTGATCGGTATTGTTACAACCGTCGCCTTTTATCTGGGTGATTCCGTAAATGCCCTGACTGCCAGCACAATGGCATTTGCCACACTGACGCTTGCAAGATTGTTCCACGGATTTACATGCCGCAGCGAATCCTCTATTATAAAGATCGGTATCCGCTCCAACCTCTGGAGTGTCGCCGCTTTCTTCGCCGGTGTCCTGCTGCTTGGCTTTGTCCTGCTCGCACCATTTATGCATGGCTTATTCATGATTGCCGACCTGACAGTTAAAAATGTATTGAGCATTTTAGGGCTTGCATTTATCCCAACCTTTATTATCCAGATCACACGAATAATAAAAGAAGCTGTTCGTAAATAA